The following coding sequences are from one Hydra vulgaris chromosome 04, alternate assembly HydraT2T_AEP window:
- the LOC136079646 gene encoding uncharacterized protein LOC136079646: MEDIFIKNYKNFDEAEKSVNEYCRLNFHPVKIDSKEKVEHYSKKVKEGSQICCIPLDAIYGCRWICKHYGEVMPSVLKRGRGLRDNSVLASGCKMAIYVAYKKDIRSYFIKKKNLVHNHPHGPEQFFMYSSERQPKGVLEQQTMLLLSHGANPTLVTDNLNRHGLKTRPRDIYNIKQRMKFKGPALDEIIKVLELPNVISHIDADLDRKVECISWTTTEQIKLLKKYPECIMLDGTYKINNFSMPLYTMAVVDQTGMGRPVVQSLVYREDQSHLQLLMTHAKEWVGIETFHKSIFMVDKAQAEISGLQSVFPGNKIFLCRFHVAKAFIYQIKKGRFTTDDQELLFKATQKLLYGNHAACTEALLNIEKNFPTFYVYLQENWLTIPEMFMGHYRKGLLHLDNHTNNRLERYHRTLKDVGLLSRMSPGNLIDRILKVNRVQIEKSKHADFDQQLKVNNKLPEPLKFYSRHVSSFILRHLIEQYDKSVKSDFSLYEDSDSLQVIHRQTTFYDIIDWVCVCDAASGFGVPCAHVLFALRTKNVTVNDLELIHKR, from the exons atggaggatattttcataaagaactataaaaattttgatgaagcagAAAAGTCTGTTAATGAATATTGTAGACTAAATTTTCACCCCGTTAAAATTGattcaaaagaaaaagttgaaCATTACAGTAAAAAAGTAAAGGAAGGTTCCCAGATTTGTTGTATTCCTCTTGATGCTATATATGGTTGTAG GTGGATATGCAAACATTATGGGGAAGTAATGCCCAGTGTCTTAAAGAGAGGCAGAGGGTTACGAGACAATAGTGTTCTAGCAAGTGGTTGTAAGATGGCTATTTATGTAGcctataaaaaagatataagaagttattttattaagaaaaaaaatttagttcataACCATCCACATGGGCCTgagcaattttttatgtatagttCGGAGCGTCAACCAAAAGGAGTTCTCGAACAGCAGACAATGCTTCTGCTATCTCATGGTGCTAATCCTACTCTTGTAACAGACAATTTAAATAGACATGGTTTAAAGACAAGACCTCGtgatatttataacataaagcaaagaatgaaatttaaag GTCCTGCTCTTGatgaaattattaaagttcTGGAATTACCAAACGTTATATCCCATATTGATGCCGATCTTGATAGAAAAGTAGAGTGTATCTCATGGACAACAactgaacaaataaaattgttaaaaaagtatcCCGAGTGTATCATGCTTGATGGTACCTATAAG ATTAACAACTTCTCTATGCCATTATACACAATGGCTGTTGTGGATCAAACTGGCATGGGGAGACCTGTAGTGCAGTCTTTAGTTTATCGTGAGGATCAGTCACATCTACAGCTCCTAATGACACATGCTAAGGAATGGGTCGGGATTGAAACTTTTCATAAGTCAATATTCATGGTTGATAAAGCTCAAGCAGAAATATCTGGACTACAGTCCGTTTTTCCgggaaataaaatatttctttgtcgTTTTCATGTAgctaaagcttttatttatcaaattaaaaagggTAGATTTACAACTGACGATCAGGAATTATTATTCAAG gcTACACAGAAATTATTGTATGGTAATCATGCAGCATGCACTGAAGCCttgttaaatattgaaaaaaatttcccaACGTTCTATGTGTATCTTCAAGAAAACTGGCTGACAATACCAGAAATGTTTATGGGTCACTATAGAAAAGGTCTATTGCATTTAGACAATCATACTAATAACAGACTAGAAAG ATATCATAGAACACTAAAAGATGTTGGCCTTTTGTCACGCATGTCACCTGGAAATCTTATAGATAGAATTCTTAAGGTTAATAGAGTGCAAATAGAAAAATCTAAACATGCAGACTTTGACCAGCaacttaaagttaataataaacttcCAGAGCCACTCAAGTTTTATTCGCGTCATGTTTCTTCTTTTATTCTTCGTCATCTCATTGAACAGTATGACAAAAGTGTAAAATCTGATTTTAGTTTATATGAg GACAGTGATTCATTACAGGTAATCCATCgtcaaacaactttttatgaCATAATAGACTGGGTTTGTGTCTGTGATGCTGCATCAGGGTTTGGAGTGCCATGTGCACATGTTCTTTTTGCTCTAAGAACTAAGAATGTTACAGTTAATGATCTGGAGTTGATTCATAAAAGGTAA